The genomic window tgaccttctgctgttgtttttttctatggtcgggttgttgtctctttggcacattccccatttccattctcaattttattaatataaaagataataTAAAAGACTTTTAAAGTAAAAGATGGTGTACCTGTCACTGGACAATGTATCTGCCGCACTGGGGGTTAGCAATTTTTTCAAGCAAAACTTGTCTGAAATTGAATCAATTCAACgctatataattattataaatatttctttactCAAATTGACATCCTTCATATTTAATTGAGACATTAGTTTGTTAGATATATTCGCCTTGTTTATTCAACACCTTGCaattaaaacacaataaaaaaaactctcTGGAAGAAACTTCATCTTCCCATTCATAATTAACTATGTGCAAATGTCATTACTCACAAACTATATAGTatctatcaaattataaaattggTAAAGCGTTGAGGAACTGGTAAATATTTGTACCAATAatacattaattattttttcacaAGCATCATTCAACTGTTTTTGAAGATAAtactatttttaataaaaattctgCAGTATGCAGTAAATACCAACAAACTTGTTTGTTTGTGATCAATTTTAATTACTATTATAGTACCAGTTTTCCTTTTGAAGAAGTccctcaaaaaaaataaaagatgaattgaAATGTAAGATGCCATTGAAGATACAATATCTTATGAAAGCATATGTTTTAGGGAGGGAATGCCTAGTTACACCACACTTGCAGAAAAGACAACCATAGTCCAAAAAACCGATACGGTCGTCATAATTCTAATTTGGAGATTGCTACAAGAAATATTTGGATGAATCTACAGAACCTACCTTTCTCATCCTTGTAAACGAGGAACGTAAATTCTTTATCGGGTTCGCACGCTGAAGTATCCATAATTTCCCCTAAAATtacataatttagaaaaaaatgaaaaatgatgcAGATCGTAGTATTTTCTATATTTAATCAAACgaggaaaaacaaaaaaattatgactttaaaatgtaaaatgctCCTGATCTTGTTTAATCTGTCATTTAGTACTTCAACTGTTACAGTTCTTGTACATCATTGGCTTACACATATATCCAGCGTTCCTGATAAAGTTCCACACAGcaaagcgctttggacgcatgaCATTTATAAGTGTTGTTCCCAATTTAAATTTTGACACAAGAAATTATAGTACTATGATATTGCTACCCCCCCCCCCGAGATAGACGAAAACTTCAAATTGTTTACGTATATATAGACGGTCTAGATACCAAAGTGACATTTAAATATAATTGTTCGAAAGCAAACCAATAACACAatggggaaaaaaaagaaaaataaaatacaaaaaccaATAAACAAAGCAAGACACAGAAATAGTTATATGAAAAAGAACAAGATGACACCGCCCACAATACGGCGATTAACTCAAATGCTACGGAGAGTTTACTAATATATATGGGTGTATAAAGAAAATGACGCAATGTATGTAAAAGAAAAGTATAAACATGTACGATTAAACACATCACAAATACCGGGAGTAAAATTGTGTATATGCGCCatacgcgcgtttagtctacaaaagactcatcagttcaATGACGCTCTAGTAAAAATAATtgtaaagtacgaagttgaagatcattgaggatcaaaagttccTAATAGTTTTGCCAATTATAGCAAATTAAGGTAATCTATTTATGAGGCAGAAAAGACTTCGAAAAATTTGTAGACAGTTTATACTTTTAAAGCATAATCATATAATGATTAATCGCCATATTTTCCTACCTCCATGAGCTTCACAAGGTGAGAAGTTTAACACCACATTTGATCTGGAAGACAACGCATCAGCAAAGGAAAGTAAAACTTCCCCTTTCAATAAAACATAATCCAGGAAATATTTTGCTCTTTCCAATCTAGGAAGTTTTCCTTTGGATAAAACACAATCTTTCAAAACTACTTCAGGAATGTATGGTTTTCCTTCGAATGTCTCCTCCATTAGATCAGTATCgatttcattcaaaatatttttgaaatcacaTATAATGGTTCTTCTATAACAttctaaaacaaaaatgaatgtgACGTCATACTTTATCCTTTAGCTACTAGTATATAAtttcatatacaatgtatgttcTATAAACTTTTATATTCTTTTCCTTATTAGAAAACGATTATTTTGAACACTTATTTCACATAATTGACTTTTAACTTGtatcaaaatatcaagaaatagtTAAAAATTATTGCAGTGGACACTTGTCAGTACATTATATAATTCAAAGAtcaggtatgattgccaatgagacaacaatcttCAAAATTAAAATGCAATTATAAGCAACCTCATTTAACAATTCAACATTACCCAATTGATATTATTTTACCTGCACATGTCATTTTTTCAAGTCGATCTGCAATTGCGACAATATTCAATTCTCGAAGTGAAAATATCAATGTTTTCCACACTTTCTCGGGATCTTCTTCCATAAGAACCAATAAGATATCAGCAAGTTTGTTCTGACTGTGTTCCAATCTTCCAGTGATCGTTTCCAATCTTGCAAGAATTTGTGTGCATGGGTTAATTTCACTGTTGATATAGTATCTGTTGATCTTTATAACCTGCTTTTTGCTGAACTCTAGGCTTTTTCCTATAaagaaagagaaaacaaaaaactggcAAAATagtacttttaattttttattattacaataaaaataaacattactgAGAATTGCCGCTTACATTTTAATTGCCCGCCCCACATGTGAAGCAAATTATGTGCATCCTTACCAAATTCTTCATCTTATTTGTATAGGTTTTGTGAATTTTGATCCATATGcactttataaaagaaaaaacatattcGAGGAAAGGGAATAGCATCACTGTATATcgtaaatatattaaaaacaaaacatttagcaTACTTGATAGATGGTCAAATGGAATATATATCACATTAAGATACTGATCGACCATGTGAGACTATCATGGTTAATCAAGGTCTTAAAAAACTCACGTAGTAGATACTTACTTGCAGACTGTACACCTTGACTTACGTAAAGAAATTTACTgtgaagatattttaaaatcaaccCATAGGTGAAAATTTTAGTGACCGATATTTAAATTCGTAAACGATTAGGAAACAACGAATCAAAGTAACAGAAAAATTAGTAAATTGCATAAACTCAAAACTCCGAAAGCAACAGGGAGCTTCGACAGGATTAGAGAGTTGGCTTTTTGGGGACATAATATCAGACTTTTTATCCgattatttgattttgttgttcCAAAGTATCATATTCTAAGTTATTACCCTTTCCGTCTTTTAGAGGTAAACTGTATGCATCCTTTGTAATAACTATTTTTATGGTTTGGTTAGGTTTTAGGGTTGCTTCAACATTCTTCAGAGACAAGCATTTCTCAATGTAAACCCGACAGTTGTTTTCTTCACACAATTCTTGATAAAAAGGTTCCTTGGAATGTAGAAATAGATGTATGCAGCCAAACTGCATATCATAAAGTACAATGTTActctcttctataaaagcattcCATTCATTAACTGTGGTTTCAATAATTTGATTAGTT from Mytilus galloprovincialis chromosome 5, xbMytGall1.hap1.1, whole genome shotgun sequence includes these protein-coding regions:
- the LOC143074378 gene encoding uncharacterized protein LOC143074378, encoding MFKLGEGQNFNRGDTSFVLKNAQHSVLCRFYNFVMAEVGGHVSKLKHGKVKRYFRDKLEANTRLVDSLRRKQLINDDERDTILQGSESKKANTCYDILVQNVTDDKIPILNTILHENGLKTVEEMIIGETSELDLDISIGNTEQHHDTHLVTLYPSNEGSTNQIIETTVNEWNAFIEESNIVLYDMQFGCIHLFLHSKEPFYQELCEENNCRVYIEKCLSLKNVEATLKPNQTIKIVITKDAYSLPLKDGKGKSLEFSKKQVIKINRYYINSEINPCTQILARLETITGRLEHSQNKLADILLVLMEEDPEKVWKTLIFSLRELNIVAIADRLEKMTCAECYRRTIICDFKNILNEIDTDLMEETFEGKPYIPEVVLKDCVLSKGKLPRLERAKYFLDYVLLKGEVLLSFADALSSRSNVVLNFSPCEAHGGEIMDTSACEPDKEFTFLVYKDEKDKFCLKKLLTPSAADTLSSDRLNDVVVGVKGGNGVHIDNNNHLKRSE